A DNA window from Drosophila biarmipes strain raj3 chromosome 2R, RU_DBia_V1.1, whole genome shotgun sequence contains the following coding sequences:
- the LOC108036519 gene encoding pikachurin isoform X2, translating to MSTSKHHHYQVLALSVWLLLLLSSSSTASAAVSAIAEPEEAAFQGHCGHTSPCDQLCYEIHDGMYECDCIEGYELNKNGYSCQVINATANGLDGRGKSDEDVLYQKGASFSAKLANDDVGKEMAKSPFAGSSSQSASPAGNGNAEDESDSGSEGDSYDYGEQEDGNSETQEQKQKQQSLNLAQQQQQQKVNSNDYYISAESINFNSESESEGQEPDVADFKAASTTPPTPSRSTTRETTSTSTTTTTTTTRRSPSSTRGTQNQNRNQVDVDYGEEGSDDYSYSYKSDMSVYDDVNNNQLNLRRNSKSQTYQQTSNTNTAKNRRRNPNATSNKVQMHITREATSNISAVGAMTTDSTPTCNLDCGSDGICALEATAASSRCLCPFGKTGTGCQEDIRAHVPRFAKRSWLAFPALHGAYKHVQLRIEFRPESFDGIILLSGERDDLTGDFMALLLNKGFVEFWFDCGSGVGSVRSRETILLNEWNSVIIYRHRWDAWLVLNHGTKVQGRSNGLFSRITFREPVFLGGIGNITGLTKRLPLAEGFSGCIRRFVANEHDYKFTEHPLGDVINGFDIQDCSTDKCVRYPCQHGGKCLPSDQGAICLCPIGFVGDLCEIRMDLQVPAFNGSSFLRYAPLGDSALIWLELKVTLKPEQADGLILYSGPEHRGDFIALYLSDGFVEFAFDLGSGPALVRSEHSLSLGQWHTIKISRTARLAVLKVDQHQEVMTISSNGFWHLSLDQNLFVGGVNHVDRLPLDLKYKPFFVGCIQKIDINGHSLGIVAEALGGSNIGNCPHACVARPCGPLAECVPQMESYECRCSIHNERCNKAAEVPPEQLPELALHKSKVLESKDNGEAVKKVSGLAHKKHSKKHRNLHKLAPAKSTSSPTTTTTTSTTTTESPERLEAATAGALSNEEIEDDIIFRFVQQQQQQRELKGQQQTSTPAPTTTTAPPKPKPKAKPRFAGKHHASKHEHHQKPNAAFTRKLSRLPTHYESFQTNPDSDILTFDDNNDWVASLQQQEYGDAMAASQAPLIVEDGNPGNPQPSDTKYNNEEDDENAFEFDESLFDATDGTEEYQRKQLAQDMKRIMSNSNAHSSHKKAEVQFPTQPSQDGVPPNEDTSQYSDDYNDDELLTPVLQAGEEVKSSTPQTHTDWSLLKKFDLSAEHQSQIQGVRKNFGACFAGSDSYFHYNDADTMSQVISYSIDLNLRIKTHSENGVILWTGRQGTTEEHDAYLSLGIEQGYLHFRYDLGSGEVDIRFNGTKVSDGLWHRVRAIRNSQEGYLEVDGRKTATLRAPGKLRQLNTDTGLYVGGMPDVGYFTHQRYFSGIVGCISEIVLAGEMKLNFDPNTLGTEHNVETGLL from the exons ATGTCAACTTCAAAGCATCACCATTACCAGGTCCTGGCCCTCAGCGTGTGGCTCCTCCTTCTGCTGTCATCATCGTCAACGGCCAGCGCCGCAGTGAGTGCGATTGCGGAGCCGGAGGAGGCGGCCTTTCAAG GCCACTGCGGACACACCAGCCCCTGCGACCAACTGTGCTACGAGATCCACGATGGAATGTACGAGTGCGACTGCATCGAGGGCTACGAGCTGAACAAGAACGGTTACAGCTGTCAAG TAATTAACGCCACTGCCAATGGCTTGGACGGGCGCGGCAAGTCGGACGAGGATGTGCTCTACCAGAAGGGCGCCTCGTTCAGTGCCAAGTTGGCCAACGACGATGTGGGCAAGGAGATGGCCAAGTCGCCGTTCGCGGGTTCCAGCTCGCAGTCCGCATCGCCGGCGGGCAATGGAAACGCGGAGGATGAGTCCGATTCGGGCTCCGAAGGAGATAGCTACGATTACGGCGAGCAGGAGGACGGCAATTCGGAGACCCaggagcagaagcagaagcagcaatCGCTGAATCTcgctcagcagcagcagcaacaaaaagtCAATTCAAACGATTACTACATATCAGCGGAGAGCATCAACTTCAATTCGGAGTCAGAGTCTGAGGGCCAGGAGCCGGATGTGGCCGACTTCAAGGCGGCCAGCACCACACCTCCGACTCCCAGCCGGAGCACCACAAGAGAAACCACCTCCACGAGCACCACAACCACGACCACAACAACCAGGAGATCCCCCAGCTCAACCAGGGGGACCCAGAACCAAAATAGAAACCAAGTGGATGTGGATTACGGCGAGGAGGGCAGCGATGACTACAGCTACAGCTACAAGTCGGACATGTCCGTCTACGACGATGTCAACAATAATCAATTAAACTTAAGACGCAACAGCAAATCGCAAACATATCAGCAGACAAGCAATACCAACACGGCCAAGAACCGGAGGAGGAACCCCAACGCAACCAGCAATAAGGTCCAAATGCATATCACCAGGGAGGCCACCTCCAACATATCAGCAGTGGGAGCCATGACAACAGACAG CACTCCCACTTGCAATCTGGATTGTGGCTCCGATGGAATCTGTGCCTTGGAGGCCACTGCCGCCAGCTCCCGATGTCTTTGTCCCTTTGGTAAAACGGGCACGGGCTGCCAGGAGG ACATTCGTGCTCATGTTCCCCGTTTCGCCAAGCGATCCTGGCTAGCATTTCCGGCGCTCCATGGCGCCTACAAGCATGTGCAACTCCGCATCGAATTCCGTCCAGAGTCTTTTGACGGCATTATTTTACTGAGTGGAGAACGCGATGATCTCACGGGCGACTTCATGGCCCTACTTTTAAACAAGGGCTTCGTGGAGTTCTGGTTCGACTGTGGATCCGGCGTGGGCAGCGTCCGATCCCGCGAGACCATCCTGCTGAACGAGTGGAACTCGGTGATCATCTATCGCCATCGATGGGATGCCTGGCTGGTGCTCAACCATGGCACCAAGGTTCAGGGCAGATCCAAT GGTTTGTTCTCACGTATCACCTTCCGGGAACCAGTATTTCTCGGTGGCATTGGCAACATAACTGGATTGACCAAGCGATTGCCTTTGGCCGAGGGATTTTCCGGCTGCATTCGTCGCTTTGTGGCCAACGAACATGACTACAAGTTCACAGAGCATCCGTTGGGCGATGTCATCAATGGATTCGATATAC AGGACTGCTCCACGGACAAATGTGTGAGATATCCCTGCCAGCATGGTGGCAAGTGCCTGCCCTCAGATCAAGGCGCTATATGTCTGTGTCCCATTGGATTTGTGGGAGACCTCTGCGAGATTCGAATGGACCTACAG GTCCCCGCCTTCAATGGCTCATCGTTCCTGCGCTATGCTCCACTAGGTGATAGTGCCCTCATCTGGTTGGAGCTCAAGGTGACCCTAAAACCCGAACAGGCGGATGGACTAATACTCTACTCAGGTCCGGAACATCGAGGGGACTTCATAGCCCTTTACCTGAGTGACGGCTTTGTGGAGTTCGCCTTTGATCTGGGCAGTGGTCCAGCTTTAGTCAG GAGTGAGCATTCCCTCAGTCTGGGTCAATGGCACACCATCAAGATCTCGCGAACAGCTCGACTCGCGGTGCTCAAG GTGGATCAGCACCAGGAGGTCATGACCATCTCGTCAAATGGCTTCTGGCATTTGTCGCTGGACCAGAATCTCTTTGTGGGTGGCGTCAACCACGTTGATCGCCTGCCTCTCGACCTCAAGTACAAACCATTCTTCGTCGGCTGCATCCAGAAG ATTGACATCAATGGGCACTCGCTGGGCATTGTGGCGGAGGCGCTGGGTggcagcaacatcggcaaCTGCCCCCACGCCTGTGTGGCGCGGCCCTGCGGCCCCCTGGCGGAGTGTGTGCCTCAAATGGAGAGCTACGAGTGCCGCTGCAGCATCCACAACGAGCGCTGCAACAAGGCCGCCGAGGTGCCGCCCGAGCAGCTGCCCGAGCTGGCCCTCCACAAGTCCAAGGTCCTCGAGTCGAAGGACAATGGCGAGGCGGTGAAGAAGGTGTCTGGCTTGGCGCACAAGAAGCATTCCAAGAAGCACAGAAATTTGCATAAGCTAGCCCCTGCCAAGAGCACAAGTAGCCccacaaccaccaccaccacctctaCCACAACCACTGAAAGTCCCGAGAGGTTGGAGGCAGCCACTGCGGGGGCGCTAAGCAACGAGGAAATCGAAGATGATATCATATTCCGCtttgtgcagcagcagcagcagcagagggAGCTCAAGGGGCAGCAGCAGACGTCCACTCCTGCCCCGACCACAACCACCGCCCCACCCAAGCCCAAACCCAAAGCCAAGCCCAGGTTTGCAGGGAAGCACCATGCCAGCAAGCATGAGCACCACCAGAAGCCGAATGCCGCCTTCACCCGCAAGCTGAGTCGCCTGCCCACTCACTACGAGAGTTTCCAGACGAACCCCGACAGCGACATCCTCACCTTCGACGACAACAACGACTGGGTGGCCAgtctgcagcagcaggagtACGGCGATGCCATGGCGGCCAGTCAGGCGCCTTTGATTGTGGAGGATGGAAACCCTGGTAACCCCCAGCCAAGCGATACCAAATACAACAACGAAGAAGACGATGAGAACGCCTTTGAGTTCGATGAGTCCCTGTTCGACGCCACCGACGGAACGGAGGAGTACCAGCGCAAGCAGCTGGCCCAGGACATGAAGCGCATTATGTCCAACTCGAATGCGCACTCGAGTCACAAGAAGGCGGAGGTCCAGTTCCCCACGCAGCCCAGTCAAGATGGGGTTCCGCCCAACGAAGACACATCTCAGTACAGCGACGATTACAACGATGACGAGCTCCTCACGCCTGTGCTGCAGGCCGGAGAGGAAGTCAAGTCCAGCACTCCCCAGACCCACACCGACTGGAGTCTCCTCAAGAAGTTTGACCTGTCCGCCGAGCATCAGTCGCAGATCCAGGGGGTTCGCAAGAACTTCGGGGCCTGCTTCGCCGGCAGCGACAGCTATTTCCACTACAACGACGCGGACACCATGAGCCAGGTGATCAGCTACAGCATCGACCTCAACCTGCGCATCAAGACGCACTCGGAGAACGGGGTGATCCTGTGGACGGGACGCCAGGGAACGACTGAGGAGCACGACGCCTACCTTTCGCTAGGCATCGAACAGGG GTACTTGCACTTCCGCTATGATTTGGGATCTGGTGAGGTGGACATACGCTTCAATGGCACCAAGGTCAGCGATGGCCTGTGGCACCGCGTGAGAGCCATAAG AAACTCTCAGGAGGGCTACCTAGAGGTGGATGGAAGAAAGACAGCCACACTGAGAGCACCTGGCAAACTCCGCCAGCTAAACACAGACACCGGTCTGTATGTGG GCGGCATGCCCGACGTGGGTTACTTTACGCACCAGCGCTACTTCAGCGGAATCGTCGGCTGCATCTCGGAAATCGTCCTGGCCGGCGAGATGAAACTGAACTTCGACCCCAACACGCTGGGAACGGAGCACAATGTGGAGACGGGCCTCCTATGA
- the LOC108036519 gene encoding pikachurin isoform X1, which yields MSTSKHHHYQVLALSVWLLLLLSSSSTASAAVSAIAEPEEAAFQGHCGHTSPCDQLCYEIHDGMYECDCIEGYELNKNGYSCQVINATANGLDGRGKSDEDVLYQKGASFSAKLANDDVGKEMAKSPFAGSSSQSASPAGNGNAEDESDSGSEGDSYDYGEQEDGNSETQEQKQKQQSLNLAQQQQQQKVNSNDYYISAESINFNSESESEGQEPDVADFKAASTTPPTPSRSTTRETTSTSTTTTTTTTRRSPSSTRGTQNQNRNQVDVDYGEEGSDDYSYSYKSDMSVYDDVNNNQLNLRRNSKSQTYQQTSNTNTAKNRRRNPNATSNKVQMHITREATSNISAVGAMTTDSSTPTCNLDCGSDGICALEATAASSRCLCPFGKTGTGCQEDIRAHVPRFAKRSWLAFPALHGAYKHVQLRIEFRPESFDGIILLSGERDDLTGDFMALLLNKGFVEFWFDCGSGVGSVRSRETILLNEWNSVIIYRHRWDAWLVLNHGTKVQGRSNGLFSRITFREPVFLGGIGNITGLTKRLPLAEGFSGCIRRFVANEHDYKFTEHPLGDVINGFDIQDCSTDKCVRYPCQHGGKCLPSDQGAICLCPIGFVGDLCEIRMDLQVPAFNGSSFLRYAPLGDSALIWLELKVTLKPEQADGLILYSGPEHRGDFIALYLSDGFVEFAFDLGSGPALVRSEHSLSLGQWHTIKISRTARLAVLKVDQHQEVMTISSNGFWHLSLDQNLFVGGVNHVDRLPLDLKYKPFFVGCIQKIDINGHSLGIVAEALGGSNIGNCPHACVARPCGPLAECVPQMESYECRCSIHNERCNKAAEVPPEQLPELALHKSKVLESKDNGEAVKKVSGLAHKKHSKKHRNLHKLAPAKSTSSPTTTTTTSTTTTESPERLEAATAGALSNEEIEDDIIFRFVQQQQQQRELKGQQQTSTPAPTTTTAPPKPKPKAKPRFAGKHHASKHEHHQKPNAAFTRKLSRLPTHYESFQTNPDSDILTFDDNNDWVASLQQQEYGDAMAASQAPLIVEDGNPGNPQPSDTKYNNEEDDENAFEFDESLFDATDGTEEYQRKQLAQDMKRIMSNSNAHSSHKKAEVQFPTQPSQDGVPPNEDTSQYSDDYNDDELLTPVLQAGEEVKSSTPQTHTDWSLLKKFDLSAEHQSQIQGVRKNFGACFAGSDSYFHYNDADTMSQVISYSIDLNLRIKTHSENGVILWTGRQGTTEEHDAYLSLGIEQGYLHFRYDLGSGEVDIRFNGTKVSDGLWHRVRAIRNSQEGYLEVDGRKTATLRAPGKLRQLNTDTGLYVGGMPDVGYFTHQRYFSGIVGCISEIVLAGEMKLNFDPNTLGTEHNVETGLL from the exons ATGTCAACTTCAAAGCATCACCATTACCAGGTCCTGGCCCTCAGCGTGTGGCTCCTCCTTCTGCTGTCATCATCGTCAACGGCCAGCGCCGCAGTGAGTGCGATTGCGGAGCCGGAGGAGGCGGCCTTTCAAG GCCACTGCGGACACACCAGCCCCTGCGACCAACTGTGCTACGAGATCCACGATGGAATGTACGAGTGCGACTGCATCGAGGGCTACGAGCTGAACAAGAACGGTTACAGCTGTCAAG TAATTAACGCCACTGCCAATGGCTTGGACGGGCGCGGCAAGTCGGACGAGGATGTGCTCTACCAGAAGGGCGCCTCGTTCAGTGCCAAGTTGGCCAACGACGATGTGGGCAAGGAGATGGCCAAGTCGCCGTTCGCGGGTTCCAGCTCGCAGTCCGCATCGCCGGCGGGCAATGGAAACGCGGAGGATGAGTCCGATTCGGGCTCCGAAGGAGATAGCTACGATTACGGCGAGCAGGAGGACGGCAATTCGGAGACCCaggagcagaagcagaagcagcaatCGCTGAATCTcgctcagcagcagcagcaacaaaaagtCAATTCAAACGATTACTACATATCAGCGGAGAGCATCAACTTCAATTCGGAGTCAGAGTCTGAGGGCCAGGAGCCGGATGTGGCCGACTTCAAGGCGGCCAGCACCACACCTCCGACTCCCAGCCGGAGCACCACAAGAGAAACCACCTCCACGAGCACCACAACCACGACCACAACAACCAGGAGATCCCCCAGCTCAACCAGGGGGACCCAGAACCAAAATAGAAACCAAGTGGATGTGGATTACGGCGAGGAGGGCAGCGATGACTACAGCTACAGCTACAAGTCGGACATGTCCGTCTACGACGATGTCAACAATAATCAATTAAACTTAAGACGCAACAGCAAATCGCAAACATATCAGCAGACAAGCAATACCAACACGGCCAAGAACCGGAGGAGGAACCCCAACGCAACCAGCAATAAGGTCCAAATGCATATCACCAGGGAGGCCACCTCCAACATATCAGCAGTGGGAGCCATGACAACAGACAG CAGCACTCCCACTTGCAATCTGGATTGTGGCTCCGATGGAATCTGTGCCTTGGAGGCCACTGCCGCCAGCTCCCGATGTCTTTGTCCCTTTGGTAAAACGGGCACGGGCTGCCAGGAGG ACATTCGTGCTCATGTTCCCCGTTTCGCCAAGCGATCCTGGCTAGCATTTCCGGCGCTCCATGGCGCCTACAAGCATGTGCAACTCCGCATCGAATTCCGTCCAGAGTCTTTTGACGGCATTATTTTACTGAGTGGAGAACGCGATGATCTCACGGGCGACTTCATGGCCCTACTTTTAAACAAGGGCTTCGTGGAGTTCTGGTTCGACTGTGGATCCGGCGTGGGCAGCGTCCGATCCCGCGAGACCATCCTGCTGAACGAGTGGAACTCGGTGATCATCTATCGCCATCGATGGGATGCCTGGCTGGTGCTCAACCATGGCACCAAGGTTCAGGGCAGATCCAAT GGTTTGTTCTCACGTATCACCTTCCGGGAACCAGTATTTCTCGGTGGCATTGGCAACATAACTGGATTGACCAAGCGATTGCCTTTGGCCGAGGGATTTTCCGGCTGCATTCGTCGCTTTGTGGCCAACGAACATGACTACAAGTTCACAGAGCATCCGTTGGGCGATGTCATCAATGGATTCGATATAC AGGACTGCTCCACGGACAAATGTGTGAGATATCCCTGCCAGCATGGTGGCAAGTGCCTGCCCTCAGATCAAGGCGCTATATGTCTGTGTCCCATTGGATTTGTGGGAGACCTCTGCGAGATTCGAATGGACCTACAG GTCCCCGCCTTCAATGGCTCATCGTTCCTGCGCTATGCTCCACTAGGTGATAGTGCCCTCATCTGGTTGGAGCTCAAGGTGACCCTAAAACCCGAACAGGCGGATGGACTAATACTCTACTCAGGTCCGGAACATCGAGGGGACTTCATAGCCCTTTACCTGAGTGACGGCTTTGTGGAGTTCGCCTTTGATCTGGGCAGTGGTCCAGCTTTAGTCAG GAGTGAGCATTCCCTCAGTCTGGGTCAATGGCACACCATCAAGATCTCGCGAACAGCTCGACTCGCGGTGCTCAAG GTGGATCAGCACCAGGAGGTCATGACCATCTCGTCAAATGGCTTCTGGCATTTGTCGCTGGACCAGAATCTCTTTGTGGGTGGCGTCAACCACGTTGATCGCCTGCCTCTCGACCTCAAGTACAAACCATTCTTCGTCGGCTGCATCCAGAAG ATTGACATCAATGGGCACTCGCTGGGCATTGTGGCGGAGGCGCTGGGTggcagcaacatcggcaaCTGCCCCCACGCCTGTGTGGCGCGGCCCTGCGGCCCCCTGGCGGAGTGTGTGCCTCAAATGGAGAGCTACGAGTGCCGCTGCAGCATCCACAACGAGCGCTGCAACAAGGCCGCCGAGGTGCCGCCCGAGCAGCTGCCCGAGCTGGCCCTCCACAAGTCCAAGGTCCTCGAGTCGAAGGACAATGGCGAGGCGGTGAAGAAGGTGTCTGGCTTGGCGCACAAGAAGCATTCCAAGAAGCACAGAAATTTGCATAAGCTAGCCCCTGCCAAGAGCACAAGTAGCCccacaaccaccaccaccacctctaCCACAACCACTGAAAGTCCCGAGAGGTTGGAGGCAGCCACTGCGGGGGCGCTAAGCAACGAGGAAATCGAAGATGATATCATATTCCGCtttgtgcagcagcagcagcagcagagggAGCTCAAGGGGCAGCAGCAGACGTCCACTCCTGCCCCGACCACAACCACCGCCCCACCCAAGCCCAAACCCAAAGCCAAGCCCAGGTTTGCAGGGAAGCACCATGCCAGCAAGCATGAGCACCACCAGAAGCCGAATGCCGCCTTCACCCGCAAGCTGAGTCGCCTGCCCACTCACTACGAGAGTTTCCAGACGAACCCCGACAGCGACATCCTCACCTTCGACGACAACAACGACTGGGTGGCCAgtctgcagcagcaggagtACGGCGATGCCATGGCGGCCAGTCAGGCGCCTTTGATTGTGGAGGATGGAAACCCTGGTAACCCCCAGCCAAGCGATACCAAATACAACAACGAAGAAGACGATGAGAACGCCTTTGAGTTCGATGAGTCCCTGTTCGACGCCACCGACGGAACGGAGGAGTACCAGCGCAAGCAGCTGGCCCAGGACATGAAGCGCATTATGTCCAACTCGAATGCGCACTCGAGTCACAAGAAGGCGGAGGTCCAGTTCCCCACGCAGCCCAGTCAAGATGGGGTTCCGCCCAACGAAGACACATCTCAGTACAGCGACGATTACAACGATGACGAGCTCCTCACGCCTGTGCTGCAGGCCGGAGAGGAAGTCAAGTCCAGCACTCCCCAGACCCACACCGACTGGAGTCTCCTCAAGAAGTTTGACCTGTCCGCCGAGCATCAGTCGCAGATCCAGGGGGTTCGCAAGAACTTCGGGGCCTGCTTCGCCGGCAGCGACAGCTATTTCCACTACAACGACGCGGACACCATGAGCCAGGTGATCAGCTACAGCATCGACCTCAACCTGCGCATCAAGACGCACTCGGAGAACGGGGTGATCCTGTGGACGGGACGCCAGGGAACGACTGAGGAGCACGACGCCTACCTTTCGCTAGGCATCGAACAGGG GTACTTGCACTTCCGCTATGATTTGGGATCTGGTGAGGTGGACATACGCTTCAATGGCACCAAGGTCAGCGATGGCCTGTGGCACCGCGTGAGAGCCATAAG AAACTCTCAGGAGGGCTACCTAGAGGTGGATGGAAGAAAGACAGCCACACTGAGAGCACCTGGCAAACTCCGCCAGCTAAACACAGACACCGGTCTGTATGTGG GCGGCATGCCCGACGTGGGTTACTTTACGCACCAGCGCTACTTCAGCGGAATCGTCGGCTGCATCTCGGAAATCGTCCTGGCCGGCGAGATGAAACTGAACTTCGACCCCAACACGCTGGGAACGGAGCACAATGTGGAGACGGGCCTCCTATGA